TCTTCTCTCGGGCGGGATCCGATCAGACGGACGGCTTGCAGTGTCACACCATCGTCGGATCAGGAATGGCCGCATTCGACTCACCGACAAGTATTCTCGTGCCAGTCGCTGGAGGTCCCCACTCCGGGCTTGCGATACGGATCGCGGAGGCGATCGCTACCGCGTACGACTGTTCGATCGAACTGCTTCACGTCATCTCCGAAGACGCCTCTGAACAGCGGGAAAACGATGCAGCGAAACTGCTTGATACCTACAGCTCTCGGGTCGCTGGGTCAATCGAAGTACGTTGTGACGTTCTCCGCAAACCTGGTGTGGCCGACACGATCATCGAACAGTCTGAAACGCGTGATTTGACTGTTCTCGGCGCGCCAGAAAAAGGAGAACTCCGTCGATATATCTTCGGATCCACAGTAGACGACATAATGAACAACACTGACCCACAGCCGATACTGACAGTCCATCGGAAAGATACAGAATCCTTGATTTCGCGCTGGTTCTGACTGCCGGGACGTCCAGCAGTCGAAATCACACACGACACACTCCCGCGATTAATTGCATCTCTGCACCTCTCAAAATCCATTTCAACAGTTGCGTCGCCGTGAGACAACACCACTGGTTGATGCGGCGCTCGGTATCTGAACCAACTATCAGACAGAATTTACGGCCGTCTCATCGATCGTGCCGCTATTGAGACTGGATTTGCTCCCAGACTTCAACACAGTCATCGCAGAGATATCCGGTGAATCCGTCTACGTCGTACCGCTCAACAGACCCATCCGACCCACATCGTTCACATTTCATGGTTCTTCCGTTCGAAGTGCATAACCTCTATTATAGGTTTATTAATACCAGTCATCGTGTCCCAAACACCTCTAAGGCGTCTTTCTCTAGCCCCGTTTTCGAGAACAGGGAAATCACGTCTCCCGCCTCGATAACCGTTTCACCTTTTGGCGTGATGATGTCACCATCCCGTTCAACACCGACCACCAGCATCTCGTCAGCCAACAACCCCTTATCGACCGCCTCTTCGATAGTCAACCCGGCAACCTCGGCCCCCTCTGAGACAGTAAATTCGACGACTTCCGCTCCGCCAGCGAGCCCCATGAAATCCGTCAATGACGGGCCCTTCGGGGCGTCTTCCGGTCCGAACGGGTCGTACGGTCGGTGGTACTCCTTTTCGATCACGCTCTCGTCCTCAATATCGAGCCCGATGTCCGACAACTCACCCGCAATGCGGCCGATATCGTTCGTGTCCGATCCGACAGCCGTTATTGCC
This window of the Halapricum desulfuricans genome carries:
- a CDS encoding universal stress protein, whose translation is MPANSDGSPQMQALEHEDVVWPSEDQRILVPFHEAVNVTETGLLGASIASGTNGTLYLLHAVKPGDTKNTDVIRHDAGTKFLIKQEFDVPVVQQQKELSDDLLRAFIESHDITSVLINREEESFFSRAGSDQTDGLQCHTIVGSGMAAFDSPTSILVPVAGGPHSGLAIRIAEAIATAYDCSIELLHVISEDASEQRENDAAKLLDTYSSRVAGSIEVRCDVLRKPGVADTIIEQSETRDLTVLGAPEKGELRRYIFGSTVDDIMNNTDPQPILTVHRKDTESLISRWF
- a CDS encoding Lrp/AsnC family transcriptional regulator: MVSRIDEIDKRILYYLAKDARNTAAPEIADEMEVTPATIRNRIRQLEEDGILRGYLADIDYKSIEGHVTYQFSCTAPIPDRDRLAQAALKVSGIVTVRELMTGNANLAITAVGSDTNDIGRIAGELSDIGLDIEDESVIEKEYHRPYDPFGPEDAPKGPSLTDFMGLAGGAEVVEFTVSEGAEVAGLTIEEAVDKGLLADEMLVVGVERDGDIITPKGETVIEAGDVISLFSKTGLEKDALEVFGTR